The genome window GGACTTGTGGAACATCGTCCCAGCCAATGAATTCACCAACAGTGCAATCCACCTCACGCCTGCGGGAGAAAAATTAGTAGCAGAAAATCTCGCGCCCTACATTTTGGAAATGTGTGAATAATCCGCAGGGGCGACCCGCCTTGGTTGGTCGAGTACGTTCACCATCATGGATGGGTCGCCCCCATAGTTGAAAACAGGAGTTTGTATGAAGGTCCGATCTTTTTTTCCATTAATCGTTGTTTTACTGGCCGCCTGCACCAGCACGCCAGTGACATCACAACCTGAAGCGGAATCCACGTCCGCGCCAGTGGAAGCAACTGAAGTTGTAACCATGGTTGTGGAATCGACTTCTGAAGTTCCCAGCGCCATGCCGCGCCCGACCCTCGCACCCGATGAATGGAAATCCCTGCCCATTGTGCCCATGGTCAGCGAATCAATGAAGGAAGTCTACAGACGCGGGTTGGAAATGGGGAATGACCCAAACGCGTTCGCGAAGGTCGGCGACTGTCAGACCAACACAGGCTTTTATCTTGTTGATTTCGACCACGAAGGCTGGTACAGCCTCGGCGAAGACCATGCTCATTTGCAGGATACGATTGATTATTATCAAGGCTCCTTCTCCCGCACCAGTCTTGCCATGCGTGACGGATATAATGTCGCTGCCATCCTCACGCCGTTGCGCGCCGATCCGAAGCAATGTGAAAAGGGTGAGACACCGATTGCGTGTGAATTCCGTATGCACAACCCCAGCATTGCAATCATCAGCCTCGAGACCAACTTCAACGACCGCCCCGCCGATGATTATGGCAGATACATGCGCCAGATTATCGAATATACGCTCGAACAGGGTGTGGTTCCCATCCTCGCCACCAAAGGCGACAACCTCGAAGGCGACCACAGCATCAATGCCGAGATCGCAAAGATCGCTGTGGAATACGATATCCCACTGTGGAATTTCTGGGCCGCGCTTCAACCCCTGCCGAATACTGGCTTCGACACCGAGTTGAATGATGGCTTCCACCTTTCCTTCTCACGCAACTTCTTCGACCAGCCCAGGAACATGCTGAGAGGCTGGCCCTGGCGCAACCTGACCGCCTTGCAGGCATTGGACGCGGTGAGAATTGGGTTGAATCACTAAATAGAAAAAGGAAAAAACATGACCACCGAAATCATCGCCTCCCTCGCTAAATTCATAGCCGAAAAGATCCTCAAACAGCCGGGCAAGGTCATCGCCGCGGATGAGGCCATCATTTCCAGCGGACTGATCGACTCGTTCAGCCTGATGGACCTTGCGCTCTTCATCGAAGACACCTTCAGCGTCCGCATCGAAGACACCGAATTGAATGCGGATACGTTCGATACCCTGGATCAACTTGCTGCGTTGATTACATCGCGTAAATCGTAGGGGCGACTGGCCAGTCGCTCTGCAGAGACATACATGACCACCCTCCCAAAGCTCCTCCAACACTCCTATCAGGACGCCCCTGATAAGACCAGCATCATCCTGCAGCACGCAGGACAACCCGATACGCATCTCACCTATCGCGACCTCATCCGCGGCGCAAATCGCTACGCTCTCAGCTACGCTCGCGAAGGCATCCAACCTGGCGAGGTGGTCATCCTTATTTTGCAGCACGGCGAAGACCTCATCTATTCATTTTGGGGTGCCATCCTGCACGGCGCGATTCCGTCCATCATGCCGTTCCTGACGGAAAAACTCGCACCCGAAAAATACCGCGCCGACCTTGCTTCGCTCATCTCCATCACCAAGCCGGCCACCATTGTCACATATCCTGAATTTGAATCAGAAGTCCGCAGCGCGCTGGTCGAAGGCGATTCGGTTCGTCATGTCATTCTCACAAATCAGACCGAAGCGGAAGCCGAACCCAATTTTGATTCCCTGCAAGGATTCAAATCCTCGCCCGAAGATATCGTCGTGTTGCAGCATTCATCAGGCACAACGGGCTTGCAAAAAGGCGTGGCGCTTTCGCATCGCGCTGTGTTAAATCAACTTGATGCGTATGGCAAGGCCATCAAACTTGATCCGGATAAAGACGTCATCGTTTCGTGGCTGCCGCTCTATCACGACATGGGCTTCATCGCCTGCTTCCTTCTGCCCGTGCTGTTGCGCATCCCGCTCGTGGACATGTCGCCCTTTGACTGGGTGCGCGCGCCCTACCGCCTGCATCAAGCCGTTTCGCAATACAAAGGCACACTCTCCTGGTTGCCGAATTTCGCCTACAACTTTTGTGCCCATAAAATTCGCGAGCGCAATCTCGAAGGAGTGGACCTCTCCTCATGGCGCGCCATCATCAACTGCTCCGAGCCCGTGCATGTCGAAAGCCACGACCTCTTCTTTGAAAAATTCTCGGCATATGGCTTGAAGAAGTCCGTGCTGCAAACGTGCTATGCAATGGCGGAGAACGTCTTTGCTGTCACCCAAAGCCCATTGGATGAAATCCCAACCGTGGATGAGATCGACCGCGAGACCTTCATGACGCAGCGCCTCGCGACTCCGCCTGTAGCGGGTCAGCCCTCCATGAAGATGACCACATCCGGACATCCCCTTCCCAACACCCGCATCCGCGTGGTGGATACAGACTTTAACGAACTGCCTGACCGCTCTGTCGGTGAGATCGCTGTGCAAAGCGACTGCATGTTGACCGAATACTTCAACCGTCCCGACGCGACCGAAGCCGCCATGAAAAACGGCTGGTATCTGACAGGTGATTACGGCTACATCGCAGACGGCGAGCTGTACATTTCCGGGCGCAAGAAAGACTTGATCATCGTTGGCGGCAAGAACGTCTATCCGCAGGATTTGGAAGCGCTCGCCAGCGAAGTGCCCGGCGTGCATGCGGGACGAACCGTTGCATTCGGCATGTACGACGAAGAAGAAGGCACGGAGGAGGTGGTCATCATCGCCGAATCAGAATCAACCGTCCCGTCGGAACAAGAGGCGATCGCGGACGCCATCCGCAAACACGTCACAAAAAGTTCCGCCATCGCCCTGCGCCACGTCAAGGTGGTGGATGACAAGTGGATCATCAAGACCTCCAGCGGCAAGACGGCGCGCTCGGCAAATAAAGAAAAATTTCTGAAGGAACTTGGGAATATGTGAAAATAATCCCAATTAGGAGCAGGGGGTGATTGGATTGACTTCTAAAAAATGCAATAATCTTTTCAACAACTGATGTCTCGGTAGTTACTAAAACTACCGCCTGTAACCAGGAGGATTCGTATGAAGAATCGATCTCGCCGTGGTTGTTTCGTAGTGGGTGGTTTTATTGCACTCTTGATCCTTTTGATGGGGGCAGGATGGTGGTTTTTATACTTAGGCGCTGAAATAGCGGATGCATCTCCACCCGCAACGGTGTTTGTCTTCCTGCTGTCACCCGCCAGCGGCGATGAGGTGGAAGTGGGGGACTATGTGCCTGTAACACTACAAGCGGTTGGATTGAATACACTGCTCAACGCTGAAGTGTTCGTAAATGGAGTATCTCTGGGGGTGGAGAAAAATTCTCTGGAGAATGCATCCTGGGTCTGGCAGCCCCTGTCGGTGGGGATTTACAGCCTGACAGCACGAGTCACTGATATTTATGGTGAGGTTGGGCAGTCGCAGACGGTCATTGTGAATGTGCTGGAGGGGGATGGATTGGTACAAGTTTCCGCATTGGATGGACAGACATTGGAAGAAATAGGCGCGGGTTTTGGCGTCCCGCCGGCGCAGATGGCGGGTGCAAATCCCAATATTGATCCAGAACAGCCGGTGCCGGATGGGGCGTCAGTGCAGGTCCCGATTGGGGATGGAGCAGCAGGCAACGGGTCCGGGCAGGGAGGCGAAGGGGTTTCCATCCCGCTGATCTTCTGGGAGTTTACACCTCTGACGCCAGTGGATAAATCCTATTGTTATACATCCGCCGGAGATGGAAATTGGATAAAGATCCCCAAACAATCCTTCACGTTTTTCAGCGGGTCGCCGTTGAAATATATTCAATATGATTTTATTCCGAAAGGGAGCGAGGGTGTCATCCAGGTGCGGTGCTGGGGCTGGCTGGGCGGGACGCTCAAGTTTTTGGGACAAGGGGAAACGAAATTTGATGTGTTTCAGCCCGCTGATAAATTGGTGATTCTTGGGCAGGGTTTCCAGTTGACCGGCAAGCTGCAGATCCCATTAAGCGGAAATCCACCGGAGACCGGCGGGGGGAACACAAAAACCATTCCGCCGCCGTTTGCGATGCGCGAACCTGCCGACACGGCAGATTGTACAAAACATTATGGCAATGTCCTGGCAGGATTTGTGTGCGATGCACTATTGAATGCCTCCGTAAAGCAATATCGCGTCCTTCAATGGGAGTGGGAGCCGAGAGTCAACTGGCCGGGGTATGACCTTTGGCTCAACGAGATTGACGGGTATCATATCTATGAAATTGACCCGCTTACCAAAACCCCCAAATTTATAGCGGGTGTTAAAAATCCAAAGCAAAAAGTGGTTGCCGTGCCGTTACCCTGGGGGGCACCCTGTTATGGCGTGCAGGCATATATCGATGACCCGGTGCTTGAGCCATCCGAGATTGCAGAATATTGCCCCGGGCAGCCACCCGCGGCACAAAACATCACATTGGACCCGATTAACTGGCTGACATCCGGCGGGGAATGGGTTCAGGATGGGGATTGTGATACGTATGGCACGGGAAATGCTTATTTACTTGCCAACAGTAACTTTGGTTTTGGCAATCAGCCGGGGGAGGTTCTGGTTGGATCATATATTGTGGATGACGATGATAATGACTGCTTCGCGCAGGGGGATTATGACGGCGGGGTGAAGTTTCCGCACCCGGGTTTGATTAATGGCGCGATCATCCAAAAAGCTGTATTGAAGTTTGCAGCCAGTTCCACATATTATTCCGCCAGCGGTGTGGCAACCAATTACAAACTTCTATGTGTGGGCGGCGTGGGTAAAGCCAAACAGGACTGGACCGGTTTGGGAGGTGGGAATCACTTTGTTGGCAAAAATATCCTAAATTCGTATGCCTACTACAGCCCGATTTCATCGTTGAATGGCTGGAACCACTCTCCTGAAGTGGACGTTACGTCTGTGGTGAATTCCTGGATGAAAAATCCGCAGTCCAATCACGGCTTCATTCTACGATACCTCAACGCACCGCACCCGGCGACGGATGGTTCTGGTGTTTGTGAATCGGAGCTGGCGTATGTCCAGTTGGAAATCCATTTCTTTGTTCCCTAGGAGGCAGGACGATGAAAGCAAAAATTAAACCCTTTTTTGTATGGTCGCTTGTCCTCCTGCTCTCGGCGTGCAATTTGTCGGCTGATTTATCCGGAGAGGATGCCGCGCTCGCCCGCGCCTGGTTCGATGCGCCACTGCCCGGCACGGTTTTCGCGCCGCCGAACCCGTGCAATATCGTGGCGCACGGCGCTTCACCGAATGGGATCGTTCTCTTTGAGCTTTCGATCAACGGGTCGAGTACATCCATCCCCAGCCCGGATACGAATAGTTCGCTGGTCACTCTGTCACAGGACTGCGGATTGAGTGAGCCGGGTGACTATCTGCTTGAAATGCGCGTTCAGGACAATGCCGGCAATTGGAGCAACTTTGCCCAGACGAACATTGTCATCTCTGATGACGATGATTTCATTCCGGCATCGGAGATCAGCGAGTCGGAGACATCCACGCCGGCCCCGGAATCAACGGCAACCTCCACGCCCGCATCCACAGCGACGCCTGCCGGAACCGCCTCCGTTTCCATCGAAAGCATATCCACCAACACCGTATACATCGGCGGAACAAGCTGCGGCACGCGCGAAGTCGTTTTCACGGTCCGCGCCAGTCATCCGCAAGGCCTCAAGGTGATCGTGCTTTTCTACCGCTTCCAGGCAGGCAGCACATCAGAATGGCAGAGCGTATCCATGAATTCAGCGGGGGGTGACCTGTATCAACAGACCGTGAATGTCGGCGGACTCTTCGGCAACAGCATACCTTTTGATCAGGGAACCATGCAATATCAAGCCGTGCTCCAGACCGACTCGGGCGACACATCCACACGCACCCCCGTGTTCGGCGACATCGCCGTGCTTGCCTGCGGTTCGGCTCCCGCCTGCTCCAGTTATCTTGACCAGACATCCTGCGAAGCAAATGGATGCAGTTGGAAACTTGCACCGGGCATCGTACCGTTGTTCAGCTGCCAGAACCCATAGAGTATCCATGAAAAAATACCTGCTTGCAGTTTTCGTTCTCATCCTGTCCATGCTCGCCTGCGGACTTCCCACTGGATCGGTTGACGTGCCGACGCCCAATCCTTTAGCGCCCACGTCGAATTTACCGCCATCCGCGCCAACTCCCAAACCTCTGCCCGTCATTGATTCAACTTTCGAAGAAAGCGGCAGGAATTTAATATTCCAAAGCAGTAATGTGAAGGTCGTCTTCGATAAATACTGGGGCGGGGTGATACGCGAGATCTGGCTTGATGGCGAAAACATGGTCAACAACTATGATGGCGGACGATTGCTCGGTGTTTCCTTTTACGATGGCAGTACAACAGAGGGGAGCACCGGTCACCCCAATGACACCGGCTGGAACCCAACGCCATCAGATATGTTCGATAATGTCAACGAGCCGTTGGAATATTCATTTTCCGATAATGAGTTCTATCTCAAAACCCGCTACATTCAATGGTTCCCGCTCGACAAGGGCGGCGGGCGGAACAACCCGGTGGAAACCGATGTGATCGTGGAGACATGGGCAAAATTCCTGGGCGACCCGCGCCTCATCCAACTTACATACCGGTTCACACACGAAGGAGATGACCGTCATCTAATTGCCTCGCAGGAACTTCCTTTTGCTTATGTTCGCAGTCCGTTTTACCGCTTTGTCTCGTACGCGGGGAACGCTCCCTGGACAAACGATGCGGTCTTCGTAGATGAACAATCACCGGTCGCCCCAAACCGGGGAGGCACAAGGGCGACCGAATATTGGGGAGGCTACGTCAACGACCAGGAAGTGGGACTGCTTCTGTATGCCCCGCAGAACTACCCCGCCTTTACCTACAATTATTTTGATAACCTGCCTCCCGTCGAAAATTCCTGTTTTTACCTGCTTCCATTGGCAAGCCTGGAACTCAGCCCTCAACTCAGCAAGGAGGTCAATGTCTTCCTATACATCGGCAACTGGCAGGATGCGCGGGTTCAGTTTGCCGCCCTACATGAACGCTATCAATTCGCCGACATCATGGACGGGCAGGGCTTTATGGATTCCATCCCTGCCGGGGCAACTCTTTCAGGAGTGGTGGATGTGGCTGGCTGGGCGCTGGATGATCGTGGCATCGAAAAAGTTGAAGTTCTTGTGGATGGGAATGTCATTGGAACCGCAAAGTATGGTCATTCAAGACCAGATGTGGCACAAGCCAACCCCACCCTTTCAAAAGGAACCAATTTTGGATATCTATATTCGTTGGACACCCGAAAGTTTTCCAACGGTATTCATACGCTGGAAGTATTGATCACAGATAATTCTGGCAACACCAGCATCGCCGCGCCCGGAGTGATTGAAGTAAGTTTCAACAATTAAGGTTCCTGCGAGGCGAATGGATGCAGTTGGAAACTTGCACCGGGCATCGTGCCGTTGTTCAGCTGCCAGAATCCTTAAATTGAAGAAAGGCTGATTATGAAATATCGAAGCCATCTCACTGTGCTTGTCCTTCTTTCTTCCAAATAAGCCAGCCGGTTCGGTATTTCCGTGACGCTCGCTTGCCGAGTCGAACGTAATTTTCGTAAACGGTTCCGCCTGGCCCACTTTGTATGTGGATGAACCCACCGGCGCGCCCTTTGGTTCGCCCATCCATCTCATTTACCAGGCTGTCACCCGCGTTGGTAATCTTGGCGTACAGCCTGAAACGTGGATGCTCGATCAGACCATTACCGCGGAGCAAGCCATGCGCGCGCTGACCATCGATGCCGCATATGCGGATTTCCAGGAAGATGTGTTGGGAAGCATCACCCCGGCAAACTGGCGGATATGGTGATCCTCTCGGATAATCCACTGAATGAACTGAGCCGCCTCCGCCCTGTCACTCACTCGATGATCTACTGAGATCGTCACTCTCATGCGCCAACGAAAGCGATATTGAGGGGACTACAGTAGCGGTGGTATCATCGCTTCATGACATCCGCAACCGCCCTCGCCCACCCAAACATTGCTTTTATCAAATACTCAGACCGGAAACTCCATAGAACTAACCGCAAGGTTTGTTTTATGGCTAACTTTCCTTAGATGATGTGCTTTTTCAAGACAGCCATAAACAAATTGCATGAGACCCGGCGCGGGGCAGGCTTTACAGCTTGCCCAGTTTTTTTGGTCTAGGCGTCTACCGTGCTGATTGGAAATCTTGGGTTGCCATTTGAAATTCATCTTGTTCAGGAGGCATTTATTCATCAAACGCCAGGGTGATGGCTTGTTCGGGTGTCATTGCGTAGCCCTCCGACCATGCGGAGGCATACACTTCCTCCCCAAGTTGGGTACGCGCCTGGGTAATAGCGGCAGCATAATCCCTCTGATAGCTCAGGGGGAGCGATTCGTTGATCGCTTCGCGCCAGGCGGATGCGGCACCCCAAAGACGCGCTGCCCGCTTCGCATCCCCTATCGCAGCGGCAACCAATGCCAGCGCTTCCATGGAGAACGGTGGTCCGAACTTATTTCCTGAACTCTGATACAGCGACAGGGATTCTTTAAACATTCCTGATGCACGCTTGTAATCAGCGCGCAGACGCGCCACATCCGCCAAACCGCCAAGCGACCAAGCCATCAGGTAGGGATCCCCCAACTCACGGGTGAGGCGCAGACTCTCTTCCCAGCTTGTGGCGGCGCGCTCAATATCTCCCATCCTGAACCACGTATCGCCCAACCAAAGGAGTGCGTAGGCGATCCCCCAACGCTCGCCAGTTGCCCGAAGCAGGCGCAAACTCTCTTCGAGCGACTCGATTGCCTCCTCTTCCTTGCCGCCCCAATGAAGGCTTGCGCCCAGGTCAGCAAGCACCAAGCCTGCGCCTCGGTTGTCTCCTATTTTTCGATATAACTTAACGCTTGATTCTGCAAAGGCTCTGGCTCGAACGTAATCGCCTGTACCTGTTGATAGGATGGAGGATGCGCGCAGCGCCTTCGCTCGCTCCTTTCCCTGGTTGCCGATTCCAGCTGCAAGGATTTTCTCCAGCCATAGGTTCCCTTCGCTTAAATGTCCCTTACCGTGCCAGAACCATGCCAGCGCCCCTGCCAATTTCAGCCCCGCTTCGATTTGATTGCTTTCAAGCGACCATGCCAACGCGACCCGCAAGTTATCATGGTCCAACTCCAATCGAACCTTCCAGTCCTGTTGCGCGGCGCCAAATAAGTGCGGCTCCACCTCCTCCGCGACGCGGAGGTAGTACTCAAGATGACGATCTTGAATCAAGTTCGATTCTCCGGTCTCATTCAGTTTATCTCTGGCATACTGACGAATTGGCTCAAGAAACCGGTAACGTGGTTGATCTTGCTGTTCGACGAGCAGCAGTGATTTGTCCACAAGGCGTGAAAGCGCATCGAGAATCGATTGATTGGTATCCAGAAGCACCACCGATTCGATCGCATCCAATGTAAAACCACCTACAAAGACCGAAAGTTGTCGTAAAAGTTCTCTTTCCGGCTCTGTCAGCAGTTCATAGCTCCAATCCAAAGTCGCGCGTAATGTTTGTTGTCGGGAGGGCGCGATTCGACTACCGCTGGTTAACAATGCGAAACGGTCATCGAGCCGTGCAGCGATTTGCTCTATTGATAACGTCTTGACGCGCGCGGCGATCAGTTCGACGGCTAATGGCAATCCTTCGAGTTGCGAGCAGATGGATACGACGGCCCGGATGTTTTCGGCGTTCAGTGCGAAATCGGAACGAACTGCGCGGGCACGCTCGGCAAACAGCACCAGGGCTGGGAACTCC of Anaerolineales bacterium contains these proteins:
- a CDS encoding SGNH/GDSL hydrolase family protein, producing MKVRSFFPLIVVLLAACTSTPVTSQPEAESTSAPVEATEVVTMVVESTSEVPSAMPRPTLAPDEWKSLPIVPMVSESMKEVYRRGLEMGNDPNAFAKVGDCQTNTGFYLVDFDHEGWYSLGEDHAHLQDTIDYYQGSFSRTSLAMRDGYNVAAILTPLRADPKQCEKGETPIACEFRMHNPSIAIISLETNFNDRPADDYGRYMRQIIEYTLEQGVVPILATKGDNLEGDHSINAEIAKIAVEYDIPLWNFWAALQPLPNTGFDTELNDGFHLSFSRNFFDQPRNMLRGWPWRNLTALQALDAVRIGLNH
- a CDS encoding acyl carrier protein codes for the protein MTTEIIASLAKFIAEKILKQPGKVIAADEAIISSGLIDSFSLMDLALFIEDTFSVRIEDTELNADTFDTLDQLAALITSRKS
- a CDS encoding AMP-binding protein is translated as MTTLPKLLQHSYQDAPDKTSIILQHAGQPDTHLTYRDLIRGANRYALSYAREGIQPGEVVILILQHGEDLIYSFWGAILHGAIPSIMPFLTEKLAPEKYRADLASLISITKPATIVTYPEFESEVRSALVEGDSVRHVILTNQTEAEAEPNFDSLQGFKSSPEDIVVLQHSSGTTGLQKGVALSHRAVLNQLDAYGKAIKLDPDKDVIVSWLPLYHDMGFIACFLLPVLLRIPLVDMSPFDWVRAPYRLHQAVSQYKGTLSWLPNFAYNFCAHKIRERNLEGVDLSSWRAIINCSEPVHVESHDLFFEKFSAYGLKKSVLQTCYAMAENVFAVTQSPLDEIPTVDEIDRETFMTQRLATPPVAGQPSMKMTTSGHPLPNTRIRVVDTDFNELPDRSVGEIAVQSDCMLTEYFNRPDATEAAMKNGWYLTGDYGYIADGELYISGRKKDLIIVGGKNVYPQDLEALASEVPGVHAGRTVAFGMYDEEEGTEEVVIIAESESTVPSEQEAIADAIRKHVTKSSAIALRHVKVVDDKWIIKTSSGKTARSANKEKFLKELGNM
- a CDS encoding Ig-like domain-containing protein — its product is MKKYLLAVFVLILSMLACGLPTGSVDVPTPNPLAPTSNLPPSAPTPKPLPVIDSTFEESGRNLIFQSSNVKVVFDKYWGGVIREIWLDGENMVNNYDGGRLLGVSFYDGSTTEGSTGHPNDTGWNPTPSDMFDNVNEPLEYSFSDNEFYLKTRYIQWFPLDKGGGRNNPVETDVIVETWAKFLGDPRLIQLTYRFTHEGDDRHLIASQELPFAYVRSPFYRFVSYAGNAPWTNDAVFVDEQSPVAPNRGGTRATEYWGGYVNDQEVGLLLYAPQNYPAFTYNYFDNLPPVENSCFYLLPLASLELSPQLSKEVNVFLYIGNWQDARVQFAALHERYQFADIMDGQGFMDSIPAGATLSGVVDVAGWALDDRGIEKVEVLVDGNVIGTAKYGHSRPDVAQANPTLSKGTNFGYLYSLDTRKFSNGIHTLEVLITDNSGNTSIAAPGVIEVSFNN
- a CDS encoding tetratricopeptide repeat protein codes for the protein MQEQHSFGYWLRLNRKALDLTREALADRVGCSVSTIRKLEEEERRPSKQIAELLAEIFKIPATERTAFLRFARGDWRSAPSLGDEETRWRVSKPEIPQHPRSNLPATFTSLIGRDKDIAAVHDYLTNPDIRLVTLIGAPGIGKTRLSIASARESLADFPDGIFFVALAPLDQPSLIPSAIAQALGYIEKNNLPPEEGLIKGIVNKRMLLVLDNSEHLIEDVARLASSLLSACSRLKILTTSREALQIPGEWLYSVPVLDLPNKNSVVDMETISEFPALVLFAERARAVRSDFALNAENIRAVVSICSQLEGLPLAVELIAARVKTLSIEQIAARLDDRFALLTSGSRIAPSRQQTLRATLDWSYELLTEPERELLRQLSVFVGGFTLDAIESVVLLDTNQSILDALSRLVDKSLLLVEQQDQPRYRFLEPIRQYARDKLNETGESNLIQDRHLEYYLRVAEEVEPHLFGAAQQDWKVRLELDHDNLRVALAWSLESNQIEAGLKLAGALAWFWHGKGHLSEGNLWLEKILAAGIGNQGKERAKALRASSILSTGTGDYVRARAFAESSVKLYRKIGDNRGAGLVLADLGASLHWGGKEEEAIESLEESLRLLRATGERWGIAYALLWLGDTWFRMGDIERAATSWEESLRLTRELGDPYLMAWSLGGLADVARLRADYKRASGMFKESLSLYQSSGNKFGPPFSMEALALVAAAIGDAKRAARLWGAASAWREAINESLPLSYQRDYAAAITQARTQLGEEVYASAWSEGYAMTPEQAITLAFDE